From one Gracilinanus agilis isolate LMUSP501 chromosome 5, AgileGrace, whole genome shotgun sequence genomic stretch:
- the LOC123249620 gene encoding acylphosphatase-2-like: MLSTKNLKSVDYEVFGRVQGVSFRMYAEEEAKKTGVVGWVKNTRRGTVKGQVQGPEEQVNSMKNWLSQIGSPTSRIVRTDFSNEKIISELEYPNFSIKY, from the coding sequence atgTTGAGCACCAAGAACCTTAAATCTGTGGACTACGAGGTGTTCGGCAGAGTGCAGGGTGTCTCTTTCAGAATGTACGCGGAAGAGGAAGCTAAAAAGACCGGAGTGGTTGGCTGGGTGAAGAACACCCGCCGAGGAACGGTAAAAGGCCAAGTTCAAGGTCCTGAAGAACAAGTCAACTCTATGAAGAACTGGCTAAGCCAAATTGGGAGCCCCACTTCTCGTATTGTTCGGACGGACTTTTCCAATGAAAAAATCATCTCTGAACTTGAGTATCCCAATTTTAGCATTAAGTACTAG
- the HTR5A gene encoding 5-hydroxytryptamine receptor 5A gives MDWPLNFTGSFLTLPSPFPTNGSSSPEDLRPSLPPLSIFGVLVLTLLGLLAVATFTWNLLVLVTILRVRTFHRVPHNLVASMAISDVLVAALVMPLSLVHELSGRRWKLGRRLCQLWISCDVLCCTASIWNVTAIALDRYWSLSRHLEYTLRIRKRISNVMITLTWLLSAVISLAPLLFGWGETYWADNEECQVSREPSYTVFSTVGAFYLPLCVVLFVYWKIYKAAKFRIGSKKPNSVTPVPEVVEVNEALHQPQMVFTVRHAMVTFQTDGDTWREKKEKKAAIMVGILIGVFVLCWIPFFITELISPFSSCNIPPIWKSIFLWLGYSNSFFNPLIYTAFNKNYNSAFKTFFSRQR, from the exons ATGGACTGGCCTTTGAACTTCACGGGCTCCTTTctcactcttccctcccccttcccgaCCAATGGGAGCAGCAGCCCTGAGGACCTTCGCCCCAGTCTGCCCCCACTCTCCATCTTTGGCGTGTTAGTCCTCACCCTGCTAGGTTTACTGGCGGTGGCGACCTTCACATGGAACTTGTTGGTCCTGGTCACCATTCTCCGCGTGCGTACCTTCCATCGGGTGCCCCACAACCTGGTTGCCTCCATGGCCATCTCTGACGTGCTGGTGGCAGCCCTGGTCATGCCCCTGAGTTTGGTGCACGAGCTGTCCGGACGCCGCTGGAAGCTGGGTCGGCGGCTGTGTCAGCTGTGGATCTCCTGCGATGTGTTGTGCTGCACTGCGAGCATCTGGAACGTGACGGCCATCGCCCTGGACCGCTACTGGTCTCTGAGCCGTCACCTAGAGTATACCCTCCGGATTCGCAAGCGCATCTCCAATGTCATGATCACCTTGACCTGGCTGCTGTCTGCAGTCATCTCGCTGGCCCCTCTGCTCTTCGGCTGGGGGGAGACCTACTGGGCCGACAATGAGGAATGTCAGGTGAGCAGGGAGCCCTCCTATACCGTCTTCTCCACTGTGGGCGCCTTCTACCTTCCCCTCTGCGTGGTGCTCTTTGTTTACTGGAAGATCTACAAAGCTGCCAAGTTCCGCATAGGCTCCAAGAAGCCCAACAGCGTCACACCCGTGCCCGAAGTCGTGGAG GTAAATGAAGCCCTCCATCAACCTCAGATGGTATTTACTGTTCGTCACGCCATGGTAACCTTCCAGACTGATGGGGAtacatggagagaaaagaaagagaaaaaagcagcTATCATGGTGGGCATCCTTATTGGGGTATTTGTACTTTGCTGGATCCCATTTTTCATCACTGAGCTCATCAGTCCTTTCAGCTCCTGCAACATCCCTCCCATCTGGAAGAGCATTTTCTTGTGGCTTGGCTAttccaattccttttttaatcctCTAATCTACACTGCTTTCAATAAGAACTATAACAGTGCCTTTAAGACCTTTTTTTCTAGACAGCGCTGA